In Bubalus kerabau isolate K-KA32 ecotype Philippines breed swamp buffalo chromosome 4, PCC_UOA_SB_1v2, whole genome shotgun sequence, one DNA window encodes the following:
- the LOC129651014 gene encoding NUT family member 2D-like, which produces MSKPMEMASEGASPELGTDVAVTPGASLPPFRTMPFPPPIPGPQNWPPWEQHLPPSMTPSFPPGGTQLLPAFPRTPLVPNAGHGPSAPGACNIIVQVRSKGRPVEHPQTQTFVLTQAPLNWSTPGPLSRSTSCPVPLFLTTPAMETIVTAPAVGVAQSGKGSWTPGFLPQAPLPAAQLAPIIPQVNLGPQSHGTSREGSLATNQSKASQDSCNPKSVYENFRCWQRFKSLARRHLPQSPDAEALSCFLIPVLRSLARLKPTMTLEEGLWRAVQEWQHRSNFDRMIYYEMARKFMEFEAEEVMQIQKLQWMQGVQGLPPPVPPKLDPQGSSALTVCPQPGTHVPSGVQSKASAPRKAGPRAHPTRSQPHRAQRHPGTKAPEEIPPEAVREYVNIMEVLVGPIHSATGKSEAECGKDEDELKQEEDGTYADPDLLSYIDKLCSQEEFVTKVEAIIHPRFLADLLSPEPQLDPLALAEELEQEEGLTPEELVQKRLLALKEDKGVRTPSSQSVPEVDSSPSESDASKDAQRYDQGPQLGVRHEACPPEVDFEAVHRFSQANTGLSRAKDLVPSPGQQELPPFQPGQPSPPQGQRCTGPQPGPRDTSVLRKAFPILGARGPRDGSSEDEEELPSLAFLLASQHSLLPWRLSQSPVPASGQAPSSQRIGLSPAPLAAAKSRKQALCGGSAAVEMLPGLGAGLEVSESPALALGLVRPSQLRKRKCDPFVTGRKRNRLCSQ; this is translated from the exons TGCTGCCAGCTTTTCCAAGGACACCTTTGGTGCCCAATGCTGGCCATGGCCCCAGTGCCCCTGGGGCTTGCAACATCATTGTCCAAGTCAGGTCAAAAGGAAGGCCAGTGGAGCACCCGCAGACTCAGACCTTTGTCCTTACTCAGGCTCCCCTCAACTGGAGCACTCCAGGGCCCCTCAGCAGGAGTACTTCATGTCCTGTCCCCCTATTCTTAACAACCCCTGCGATGGAGACCATTGTGACTGCCCCAGCTGTTGGAGTAGCTCAGTCTGGCAAGGGAAGCTGGACCCCAGGCTTTCTACCTCAAGCTCCACTACCAGCTGCCCAGCTGGCCCCCATCATTCCCCAAGTGAACTTGGGGCCACAGTCACATGGCACTTCCAGGGAGGGCAGCCTGGCCACCAACCAGTCCAAGGCCTCGCAGGACTCCTGTAACCCCAAGAGCGTGTATGAGAACTTCCGATGTTGGCAGCGCTTCAAGTCTCTGGCCCGGAGACACCTTCCCCAGagtcctgatgctgaagctctttCCTGCTTTCTCAT CCCAGTGCTTCGGTCCCTGGCTCGCCTGAAGCCCACCATGACGCTGGAGGAGGGACTGTGGCGGGCTGTGCAGGAATGGCAGCACAGAAGCAACTTTGACCGGATGATCTACTATGAGATGGCCAGAAA GTTCATGGAATTTGAGGCAGAAGAGGTGATGCAGATTCAGAAGTTACAGTGGATGCAGGGGGTGCAAGGCCTGCCTCCTCCAGTCCCACCGAAGCTGGATCCTCAGGGGTCCTCAGCCCTGACAGTGTGCCCTCAGCCAGGCACCCATGTTCCCAGTGGAGTTCAAAGCAAAG CCAGTGCTCCCCGGAAGGCCGGGCCCCGGGCCCATCCCACCCGCTCGCAGCCACACAGAGCCCAGCGGCACCCGGGGACCAAGGCCCCCGAGGAGATTCCCCCTGAGGCTGTGAGAGAGTATGTGAACATCATGGAGGTGCTGGTGGGGCCCATCCACTCAGCCACGGGCAAGTCAGAGGCAGAATGTGGAAAGGATGAGGATGAGCTGAAGCAGGAAGAGGACGGGACCTATGCAGACCCGGATCTCCTGAGCTACATTGATAAGCTGTGTTCCCAGGAAGAGTTCGTCACCAAG GTAGAGGCAATCATTCACCCTCGATTCCTGGCAGACTTGCTTTCCCCAGAACCACAACTGGATCCCTTGGCACTAGCTGAGGAGCTGGAACAGGAGGAAGGCCTCACCCCTGAGGAG CTGGTGCAGAAACGACTCCTGGCCTTGAAGGAAGACAAGGGAGTGCGGACACCCAGCAGTCAAAGTGTACCCGAAGTGGACTCAAGTCCTTCTGAGTCTGACGCCAGCAAAGATGCCCAGAGATATGATCAAGGCCCCCAGCTAGGGGTCAGACATGAAGCCTGCCCACCAGAGGTTGATTTCGAGGCTGTTCACAGGTTCAGCCAAGCAAACACTGGCCTATCCAGGGCCAAAGACCTTGTTCCCTCTCCGGGACAGCAGGAGTTGCCTCCATTCCAGCCAGGacaaccctcccctccccagggtcAGAGGTGCACTGGCCCTCAGCCAGGACCCAGGGATACCTCAGTTCTCAGAAAGGCCTTTCCAATTCTGGGGGCCCGAGGGCCCAGGGACGGGTCCAGCGAGGATGAGGAGGAGCTCCCCAGCTTGGCCTTTCTCTTGGCCTCGCAGCACAGCCTGCTGCCCTGGAGGCTGTCCCAGAGTCCTGTCCCTGCCTCAGGCCAGGCCCCCTCCTCTCAGAGAATAGGCCTCAGCCCAGCTCCTCTGGCTGCTGCCAAGTCTAGGAAGCAGGCTCTGTGTGGAGGCTCAGCTGCTGTTGAGATGCTGCCTGGCCTGGGGGCTGGGCTCGAGGTCTCTGAGAGCCCAGCCCTGGCTCTGGGACTGGTTCGCCCCTCACAGCTAAGAAAGAGAAAGTGTGACCCATTTGtcacaggaaggaagaggaatCGGCTCTGCAGCCAGTAG